Part of the Pyricularia oryzae 70-15 chromosome 3, whole genome shotgun sequence genome, GAGATCAAAACCAATCTCAACTTTGATTGGGACCCCAGGCTGCTTACCTCTTTGAGTTGTTTAGTTCTTGGCTTCTATCTTCGCTCAGTCTAGGATTGTCATCATCACCAACGCAAAGGGTTTATATATCGACATTTGATTCTCTAGCATATCATCATAACCGTATTTTCGGCATCTGATACGACTCGATTCTTTGCGACGACACCGCCTGAATCGACCAGGTCTCGACCCTCTTGGTGACCAGGCCACTATATATACACCCTCCGAACACTTTTTTTCGAGAGTATCAGTACACCACCTACGAGACCACTTCATCTCTCTGCCAACATGccagccgccgccggtgATTCTGGCGGGTACGGCCTTGCGCTGGAGAGGCGTGAGGCCATGATGGGCGCCAGTGGCCCCAGGGCCATCCTCAAGAACTTCAAGGTTTTCAGAGTTGCCCTCTTCGCCTGTATTGGAGGTATACTGTACGGATACAATCAGGGAATGTTCTCTGGCGTGCTTGCCATGCCTTCATTTCAGAGACGTAAGTCGGGGTCCATTCTTTGTTGCTATTGTTAAGTCTGTCGAGCAGAGGCATTTGTCTTGGCTGGCGACCTTTGGTGCTCCGGGCATCATGGATTGACTGACGTCGTACCTTGTTTGCAGACATGGGCGAATGGGCTCCTTTAGACCCAGAGGCGGATCAGGCAAAGAAAGGTTGGCTTACTGCCATCCTAGAGCTTGGCGCATGGATCGGAACCCTTCTATCGAGTTTTATTGCCGAGATTTTGTCTCGCAAGTACGGAATCCTGGTTGCTTGCGCAGTATTTATGATCGGAGTAGTCATTCAGGCTTGTGCCGTTACTATCGACGTCGACCTAGCCCACAATGCCATCCTTGCCGGTCGCTTCATCACGTAAGTTCTCGGGCACTCGGGAGGCAACACAATATTCAAGGTTGTAAAGGGCTATTCTAACACTCTTACTTGCCCAGCGGAATGGGTGTAGGATCCTTGGCGATGATTATCCCCATATACAACTCGGAAGTTGCTCCTCCTGAAGTCCGTGGCGCTTTGGTTGCTTTGCAGCAGCTGTCTATTTGCTTTGGCATTATGATTAGCTTTTGGATTGACTAGTAAGACTCGTACCAAATTCCTTGTCTCGTGGAGCAGCAGAGATATCTAACGCTTGATGTTCTTTTACTATAGCGGAACAAACTTCATTGGTGGCACGACCGTCGAGACACAGCTAGATGCGGCCTGGCTCACACCGACAACTCTGCAACTCTTCCCTGCGCTGGTCCTCTTTATTGGAATGATATTCATGCCTTTCAGCCCCCGTTGGCTCATTCACCATGACCGCGAGGAGGATGGCATCCGAGTTTTGGCAAACCTTCGTGGGCTTCCCTCTGACAATGAGCTGATCCAGCTGGAGTTCCTTGAGATCAAGGCGCAGTCATTGTTTGAGAAGCGAAGCGTCGCCGAGCAGTTCCCCCAGCTCTCGAACCCGACCGCGTGGAACACTTTCAAGCTTCAGTTTGTTGCGATTGGCAGGCTCTTTCAAACACGATCGATGTGGAAGCGCATTATCGTTGCAACCGTCACCATGTTCTTCCAGCAGTGGACAGGCATCAACGCAGTTCTCTACTACGCGCCAAGTATTTTCAAGCAGTTGGGTCTTAGTAACAACGAAATTTCACTGCTGGCCACTGGCGTCGTCGGCGTGGTCATGGTAAGATGCCGATGCCATGTTCCcctgttcttttttgttaCGATGATGCTAACATGTGATTTGGTACCTTAGTTCATTGCAACCATCCCTGCCGTTCTTTGGATCGACAGGGCCGGAAGAAAGCCCGTTCTCACGATCGGTGCCCTTGGAATGTCCTTCTGCCACTTTGTGTAAGTGACCACTGCAGAAGTCGCCCGCTACTACACTTTGCTCCATGCTGACAGTTGTGCTTACGTGATGCAGCATTGCTATTATCTTGGCCAAGAACATCGACAGATTTGATGAGCAGAAGGCTGCCGGTTGGGCTGCATGTGCCATGGTCTGGCTGTTTGTGATTCACTTTGGTTACTCTTGGGGCCCATGCGCCTGGATCATCATCGCCGAGATTTGGCCCATGAGCGTCCGCCCGTACGGTGTAGCTCTCGGTGCTTCCAGCAACTGGATGTGAGTCAACCTCGATAACCCTAAATCATCATGACCATCGGGTAGTATCATATCTGACGTGCTTCCCAACAGGAACAACTTCATTGTCGGCCAAGTCACACCGATAATGTTGCAGAAGATTACATACGGAACTT contains:
- a CDS encoding high-affinity glucose transporter, whose protein sequence is MPAAAGDSGGYGLALERREAMMGASGPRAILKNFKVFRVALFACIGGILYGYNQGMFSGVLAMPSFQRHMGEWAPLDPEADQAKKGWLTAILELGAWIGTLLSSFIAEILSRKYGILVACAVFMIGVVIQACAVTIDVDLAHNAILAGRFITGMGVGSLAMIIPIYNSEVAPPEVRGALVALQQLSICFGIMISFWIDYGTNFIGGTTVETQLDAAWLTPTTLQLFPALVLFIGMIFMPFSPRWLIHHDREEDGIRVLANLRGLPSDNELIQLEFLEIKAQSLFEKRSVAEQFPQLSNPTAWNTFKLQFVAIGRLFQTRSMWKRIIVATVTMFFQQWTGINAVLYYAPSIFKQLGLSNNEISLLATGVVGVVMFIATIPAVLWIDRAGRKPVLTIGALGMSFCHFVIAIILAKNIDRFDEQKAAGWAACAMVWLFVIHFGYSWGPCAWIIIAEIWPMSVRPYGVALGASSNWMNNFIVGQVTPIMLQKITYGTYLLFAILTLMGACFIYFFVPETKRLTLEEMDLVFGSSGTTQADLERQREINIEVGLDRAAGALGTSERPHSLSDEKEKQKTDAVV